Below is a window of Clostridia bacterium DNA.
ACGCTAAATAGAGTTAACGAATTTCACCCTAATATTAGTGGCGAAGGCGAGGTTGTAGTAGTTAATTTTACCCAGACTTTTATATATGGCAAAACTTATGATATAAATACATTAAGACTCAACGGTTCGATTCATATCCCTACAAAAGAAACAATTACAAGTTTTAATGTAAAAAACTTATATTTAACCGACTCTACCAAAATGAACTTTGTAATCAATGGTAAATTTGCCCATACTTTAACTATCGCTAATGTGTATGGAGATATTAAACCGCTTACAATTTATGTAGAGTATGTAATAAAAGATATTTTCCCCACGCTTAAAGTCGACAATATCGCTAAGGGTAGTATTAAAGTCTATGTAAGCGGGACTTCAAACGGAATTGCAAGCGGTCTTTTTGGCATAGATTATACGGGCAATATAATTAATATTGGAAACGGCGAATTAGGCAAAAATGTAGAAATCTTTGCAAGCGCTCCATTGATTGACGCAATAAACAACATTGTAACAATTCGCTGTGTTAAAGACGCTAACGGAAATGTCAAATTTAAGAGCTAACGCCTAAACTTATAAGAAAAGTTTAATTTTTAATCAAAATTTACAATAGTAAATAACTCTTAGCGCAATTAAGTCAACGTTATGCTAAGAGTTATTTTTTTGCAGTTGCAGGTTGCAACATAAAATATTATTCTCAAATTAGCCCCAAAATCTATTGACATTTATAGAATATCTTATATACTTTAAGTGGTTGGGAAAAAACAAAATTTCTTTTTTTTGAGCTAAATCTTAAAAGAATAAATTGAATTTACCCCTAGCTAAATAAAAAAAATATGTCAAAACAAGACAATTATAATAAAAAAGGAGTAACAAAATGTCAAATTATGTTCAAAGAGTTTTAGCGGAAACGATTGACCGCAATCCTAATGAGCCAGAATATCACCAGACTGCAACCGAAATTTTGCACTCGTTAGAGCCAGTATTTGAGAAGCACCCCGAATGGGAAGCGCTTGGTTTATTGGAGCGTTTTGTAGAGCCGGAAAGAGTTATCGAATTTAGAGTTCCGTGGGTAAACGACAAGGGCGAAGTTAAAGTTAACAAGGGTTACAGAGTACAATTTAATAGCGCTATTGGACCATACAAGGGCGGTTTAAGATTTAACCCCACAGTTAACCTATCCATTATGAAGTTCTTAGCTTTTGAGCAAACACTCAAAAACAGCTTAACTAGTCTTCCTATGGGCGGTGGTAAGGGCGGTAGCGATTTCGACCCACAAGGCAAGACCGATGCAGAAGTAATGAGATTTTGCCAAAGCTTTATGACCGAGTTATATAGACACATTGGTCCTAACCTAGATATTCCCGCTGGCGACCTTGGCGTAGGCGCAAGAGAGATTGGTTATATGTTTGGACAATACAAGAGAATTAAAAATCAATATGAGAATGGCGTTTTAACAGGCAAAGACTTATCGTTCGGCGGCAGCAGAATTCGTCCCGAAGCGACAGGTTTTGGCGCAACATATTTCTTCAATGAAGTTTGCAAACACGAAGGTCTCGAACTTAGCAAACTTAGATTTGCTCTATCTGGTTTTGGTAACGTTGCTTGGGGCGCTGCAAAGAAGATAACCGAGCTTGGCGGTAAAGTAGTTAGCATTTCAAGTCTTGACGGATATTGCTATATTAAAGACGGCTTAACAATGGAAATGGTAGACTTTATGCCCGTTATGAACAGTTGGAGACACAACCTTGTTAAAGAATTTAAAGATA
It encodes the following:
- the gdhA gene encoding NADP-specific glutamate dehydrogenase, which produces MSNYVQRVLAETIDRNPNEPEYHQTATEILHSLEPVFEKHPEWEALGLLERFVEPERVIEFRVPWVNDKGEVKVNKGYRVQFNSAIGPYKGGLRFNPTVNLSIMKFLAFEQTLKNSLTSLPMGGGKGGSDFDPQGKTDAEVMRFCQSFMTELYRHIGPNLDIPAGDLGVGAREIGYMFGQYKRIKNQYENGVLTGKDLSFGGSRIRPEATGFGATYFFNEVCKHEGLELSKLRFALSGFGNVAWGAAKKITELGGKVVSISSLDGYCYIKDGLTMEMVDFMPVMNSWRHNLVKEFKDKFPQVEFVAGKKPWGNVDADVYMPCATQNEIRIDDAKAIVAKGIKYLNEVSNMPTTNEALEYLQAHNVLVCPSKAVNAGGVATSGLEMSQNSMRLAWDGEEVDEKLHTIMRNIHNQILQATIEYKLGYNLVAGANIAGFDKVAKAMIAQGIV